In the Sphingobacterium sp. PCS056 genome, CATTTATTTTACATTATTTTCAGTAGATTTGATTCAAACCAAATGAATCAAAATAATGAGAAATTTACTTTGGAAGCCTTCTATTGCTTATCAAGAGGAGTCTTCTTTACACCAGTTTAAAGAATTTGTATCTCAGAAACGGCAGCTCAGCATAGACTCCTATCCTATACTATGGGATTGGTCTGTTTCTCATCTAGATGAGTTCTGGGAAGATGTAGCCTTATTTTTTAATGTCATTTTTCATCATCCTTATCAACGGGTTTTTGGGGCATCTGCACAAGGTTTTATCGGTTCGAAATGGTTTGAAGGTGCGACGTTAAATTATGCGGAGCATATTTTCCGTCAAGCTACCATAGATCGTTCAGCTCTTTTGTTTCAAGAGGAAAATAAACCCGCTCAGGAGATTTCATGGAAGGAACTGGAGGTCATGGTTCGATCTATCCAAGAGTACCTGTTAGGGAAGGGAATACAGCCAGGTGATCGCGTCGTGGCTGTGCTGAAAAATAGCCCGGCTTCTGTCGCTCTTTTTTTAGCTGTAAATAGTATAGGTGCGATATGGTCATGTTGTTCTCCAGATTTTGGAGCAACCAGTATATCCGAGCGATTTGCTCAAGTGGCTCCAAAACTTCTGTTTGCAGAGGCAGCTTATACCTATAACGGCAAACTGTTTGATCTGAAAGATTCAATGATCGATTTAGCATCGAATCTCGAGAGTTTAGTAGGGGATGTCATTTTTGTAGGGGAGCAAATATGGCAAACTATCTTATCACAAGATACGGGATTGCCACTGCGTTTTAAGGCTGTTCCATTTGATCATCCGATCTGGATTTTATATTCTTCGGGTACTACTGGTAAACCTAAGGCGATCACGCATAGTTGTGGCGGTATTTTACTGGAACATCTCAAAGCTTTGGCTCTTCACCAGAATGTGCAAGCGGGAGAACGATTTATTTGGTATGCAACTACTGGTTGGATGATGTGGAACTATGCACTTTCTTCTTTATTGGTTGGTGCTACACTGTGTATTTACGAAGGCTCATTGGTCTACCCTGAAAAATTATCTTTTTGGAATTTTACTGATGAGCATGAGATTGATCATGTGGGTGCGGGTGCGGCTTATTATATCGCGAATCAGCAATTTGATTTGATAAAATCGCGTTATCAACCTAAAACTATAGGTTCGACAGGGTCTCCTTTACCCCCACAGACTTTTTGTTGGTTGCAGCAGCAATTTCCGCAAGCACAGATTATTTCGTTAAGTGGTGGTACTGATGTATGCAGTGCTTTTTTGTCTGGAAATCCGTTGTTACCTGTGTATGCTGGTGAAATACAGTGTTTAACTTTAGGGTCGAAGATTGAAGCTTATAATGAAAATGGAGAATCGGTAAAAAATGAGGTGGGCGAACTGGTTATTACGTTGCCTATGCCTTCCATGCCCATATATTTTTGGAATGATGTCGATAATGAGAAGTATCTAGCTAGTTATTTTGATAAATATCCGGGTGTTTGGTGCCATGGTGATTGGATCAAGTTTACCGAGCACGATGGTATTGTCGTTTATGGACGTTCTGATGCGACATTGAATCGGGGTGGAGTGCGAATTGGCACTGCAGAAATCTATAATATAGTGAACACTTTTTCGGAAGTGGCAGACAGCTTAATTATTTGTCTTGATCATGAAGATGGAACGTCTACGATGCCACTGTATGTCCAGATGCGGGATGGGATTTTGCTGACTGACGAACTTAAAGCTGCTATCAAATTAAAGTTGAGAAAGAGTTATAGTCCGCGCCATGTACCTGATGATATTGTGTCAGTGCCAGCGATACCTTATACGCTAAGTGGAAAAAAATTAGAGATTCCTGTGAAAAAAATTATGATGGGAGCTCCGCTAGAAAAGGCTGTAAGTGTAGCTGTATTGAAAGATCCTAAGTCTTTGGATTTTTGGCTTAATTCACTTTAGTTGAGGTATTTGTTTGTTTCGTAGTAAATGATTACTATATCTAAAAAATAAAGCTCTGATTTTAAAAATCAGAGCTTTATTTTAAAAAAATAGTATTTTTTTCTTTTGTGATCAGGTTTGGATCACGCCGACATTGTAGCGTTCTGTTATTGGATTATGATTGGCGGCTTCTATACCTAAACTAATCACATTTCTTGTCTCATCCGGTCTAATGACTCCATCTACCCAGATACGAGCGGCGGCATAATAAGGACTTAACTGCTCGAAGTAACGCTTCTTGATATCATCTAACAGGGTGTTCTTTTCTTCTTCTGAAATGTCTATTCCTTTAGCTTTTAAGGCAGACTCTTGAATTTGTAACAGGGTGTTTCCTGCTGCGGCTCCACTCATAACTGCCATTTGTGCAGTAGGCCAAGCATAGATTAATCTAGGATCGTAGGCTTTACCACACATTGCGTAATTTCCGGCTCCATAGCTATTGCCGATAATAAATGTAAATTTGGGCACCACTGAATTTGCCATAGCGTTGACCATCTTAGCTCCGTCTTTAATGATTCCTCCTTGTTCTGAGCGACTACCGACCATAAAACCTGTTACATCCTGTAGGAACACCAGCGGAATTAATTGTTGATTACAGTTCATGATAAAGCGCGCAGCCTTGTCTGCTGAATCGCTGTATATCACACCACCCATCTGCATTTCAGTGGCACCAGCCGGTTTTTTGGCTTTAACTATTTCTCGTTGATTGGCAACGATACCGACTGCCCATCCATCTATACGTGCTAGGCCGCAGACGATGGTTTTGCCATAATCTTGTTTGTATTCTTCAAATGTACCTTGGTCAACTAAAGCTTCTAATAACTTGTGCATAGAATAGGGTTTGGTACGATCTAGGGGCAATATTTCTGCTATTTCTGCACTTTTTCGTAGTGGTTCTTTAGCTTCTTTTCGATTGAAACCTGCTTTTGGATGTGCACCAAGCTTGTCCATAACGCCTTTTATGGCGTCCAAACAACTTGCCTCATCTGGAAATTTATTGTCTGTGACTCCTGAGATGACAGAATGTGTACTTGCTCCGCCTAATGTCTCTGCATCTACCGTCTCGCCAATAGCAGACTTTACTAAATAGGGACCGGCCAAAAATACGGAACCAGTTCCTTCAACAATAAATGCGTAATCGGACATGATGGGTAAATAAGCTCCTCCTGCAACACAACTACCCATTATAGCTGCAATTTGGGGTATACCCATCGAGGACATTTTAGCATTATTTCTAAAAATACGTCCAAAATGTTCTTTGTCGGGAAAGATCTGATCTTGCATCGGTAAAAATACGCCTGCAGAGTCAACGAGATAGATGATGGGAATTTTGTTTTCCATTGCAATTTCTTGCGCACGAAGATTTTTCTTGCAACTAATAGGGAACCAAGCGCCAGCTTTTACGGTTGCATCATTGGAAACAATGACGCATAATTCGTCTTTAACGTATCCTAAGACACATACAACACCTGCATTTGGGCAACCGCCTTCTTCGGGATACATTTTATCTCCTGCAAATTGGGCAATTTCAACATAAGCTTTGTGATCATCTAAGAGGTATTCGACACGCTCCCATGCGGTGAGCTTTCCTTTTGCTTTTAATTTTTTGATTTTATCTTCGCCACCTCCCAAGCGAAGTTCTGCTCTTTTTAGTTCTAACTCTACAATTAGTTCATTCATGTTATAATTGGATTTTAAGCATGTCAAATTCAGAATTTGATAATATGAGATAAATTTAACATTATATTTTGAGTTTCTCTAAAAAAAGATGTTATAATTTTGTTATTATTGTAAATAACAGAATTCCAATTATAAATTAAAGATAACATTTATGTTTATTGAAAATGAACAACAAATGATGATGATTCGTCAAAGTGCTAGAGACTTTGCGGAAACTCATATTCGTCCCTACATCATGGAATGGGATGAGGCACAAACATTTCCTGCGCCTTTATTTAAGAAACTTGGTGAGCATGGTTTTATGGGTATTATTGTCCCTGAAGCTTATGGTGGGTCTGGTTTTGGATATCAAGAGTATATCACTGTTTTGGATGAAATATCCAAAGTCTGTGGTTCTATAGGACTTTCGGTAGCGGCACATAATTCATTGTGTACAAACCACATATTGAGTTTTGCAAATGAAAATCAAAAGCAAAAATATTTACCCAAATTAGCAACGGGAGAATGGCTTGGTGCTTGGGGACTGACAGAAACAGGTTCGGGGTCTGATGCTGGAGGTTTGGCAACTGTGGCGGTTCGTGATGGTGATTATTTTGTGCTGAATGGTTCTAAAAATTTTATTACGCATGCGATTAGTTCGGATGTAGCTGTTGTGCTTGCGCGTACAGGTGAGAAGGGAGACAAAAAAGGAGTGACTGCTTTTATTGTCGAGAAAGGGACTGAAGGGTTTTCTGCTGGTAAAAAGGAAAACAAGCTAGGTATGCGTGCCTCGGAAACTGCTTGTTTGTTTTTTGATAATTGCCGTATACATCAGGATCAGATGGTCGGTGAGGAGGGACAGGGCTTTGTTCAGGCATTGAAACTATTGGATGGTGGACGTATTTCGATTGCAGCGCTATCATTAGGTATTGCTCGCGGTGCATATGAGTGTGCTCTGAAGTATGCAAATGAAAGAGAGCAGTTTAATCAGAAGATTTTTGAATTTCAGGCTGTTGGCTTTAAGCTTGCTGAAATGGCTACTGAAATTGAAGCGGCAGAATTATTAACTCGTCAAGCTGGTTATATGAAAGATCGTGGTGAGCGTATTTCTAAAATAGGGGCAATGGCTAAGCTGTACGCATCTGAGGCTGCTGTGTCTGTGTCTAATGAATCAGTACAGATCTTCGGGGGATATGGTTTTACGAAAGATTATCCTGCAGAAAAGTTCTTTAGGGATGCAAAATTATGTACAATCGGGGAAGGTACATCAAGTATACAGAAGATGGTTATTTCTCGGGAAATTCAAAAAGATGTCTAAAAAGGATGCTGTAATTTTGGTGGAATGTCCACGAGATGCTATTCAGGGGATAGCACAGTTTATTCCAACGGAAAAAAAGGTTAAGTATTTGAACATGCTGCTTGAAAGTGAGCTGTTTGACTGGCTTGACTGCGGATCGTTTGTATCTCCAAAGGCTGTTCCGCAATTGGCGGATACAGAAGAGGTGCTTCGTCAGTTAAATACCTCTGGACAAACGAAGCTGCTGGGCATTATTGCTAATGAACAAGGTGCTCTACGTGCTGTGAAATCGGAGAATATTACTTATTTGGGTTATCCATTTTCGATCTCTGAGGTCTTTCAAAGACGCAATACGAATGCTTCTATTGTGGATTCTTTTGAACGGTTGAAGGGGATTGTGGAAATCGCTCATCGGAATAAAAAACAAATGGTCGTCTATATATCCATGGCATTTGGAAATCCTTTTGGTGATTTTTGGAGTAATGAGCTCGTGCTTGATTGGATGGACAAAATTGCTGCCCTAGGGGTTGTGGAATTCTCCTTGGCGGATACAACGTCGGAGGCAACAGCGCCACAGATAACTGAGCTTTTTGAACAAGCGATCCTGCAATTTCCGGCATTACATATTGGAGCACATTTTCATTCTCCTAAAGCGAGTAGTTTGGATAAAATTAATGCGGCTTATCTCGCTGGTTGTCGGAAATTTGATGGTGCTATTTTAGGTTTTGGCGGTTGCCCTTTTGCCGAAGATGAATTGGTTGGCAATATACCAACTGAGGATTTATTGTATTATTTTGATCGAAAAGGACAGGATAAAATAATATCTTTAGGAGGTGAGTTTGTTAATTTAATATCATAAAGTCAGTTACTTATGAATGGTTATATAAATTATAAGTTTATTAAGGTAAAATTGGTTGATCATGTTTTTCATTTGACACTTGCTCGTGCTGAAAAGCGCAATGCATTTACGCCAATAATGATTGATGAGATTTATCATGCGATACAAATAGCGGATGCTGATCCCGAAGTTCGGGTTCTGCTACTTGATGCTGAAGGTCCTGTTTTTTGTGCTGGTATGGATCTAAAAGCTTTTGAGAATCCAGATAACATGGAGTATTCGGATGTAGTGCCGCACGTGGATTTGTCATTGGGGGAGGTGTTGTCATTTCTGAATAAACCGTCGATTGCGGTTATTGAAGGTCATGTGATTGCTGGTGGTTTTTTGATGATTTTGGAGTGTACTTATGTTTTTGCGCATTCGTCTGTCCAGTTTTCTTTACCTGAGGTACAGATTGGTTTATTTCCTTTTCAAGTGTTGGCTGGTCTGTTGAAGCATCTTCCCTATCATAAAGCGATGGATCTCTGTATACATTCTGAGGTCATAACGGCCCAGGAAATGAAAAGCATGGGACTAGTATATGAGTTAATGGATCAAAAGCCAGATGTTTTGCCTGCATTGATGGCTAAGCTTACTTCTGCTGCTCCTTTGGCAATAAAGATGGGCTTTGAGGCGGCGAAGCAATTGCGTGAGCTTAAATCGGCTGATCAGTATACTTTTTTACTTCGACAGTTGGATAAATTGAGGACGAGTCATGACTTTAAAGAAGGGGTGACTGCGCGTATTGAAAAACGGGCTCCCAAATGGAGGGGCGAATGATCGTGTTATTAAAATGTTTTAAAACTGGGTGTATTTGTTGATGGTGAGTCCCCTCAGGGTGTAGATGTAGTGATAATGCCTCTTGTCCAAGCAGTGTAGATCAAGATCGTTTTGAACTTATCTGCACTGCTTTGTTTTTTTGGTTTTATATTACTAATGGTGAATATAATGATCATGGTGATCAGTTGTATGAATAAGAAGCGTTCTTTGATCATTTTTTGAAAGTTGCTGATAGAATAATTTGATCATTGGAAGCCCAATATAAATAGGGTTGATCCTAAGATAAACTGTATGTAAATTAAGATAAAAGTGATTATTTAAAGTATATATCATACAGTTTTTAACTGATCTTTTTTAGTTCATGTTACTTGAATTTGAGAATTAAAATGCCATCAATTGATTAGTGTTAAAGGTCTCGTATGCTGCTATTTGTATGGAAAGCACAATGGGTTTGATGTCGTGATTATATTTTCTTGAATTTCCTGTTTTTAAATTGTAAATTTATGAGATGACTGATTTTGGTACAAGAAAAGGAGGCTACACACAAATGAAGGGGTTTGGTCAAAAAGCCAAGTATGCTCTTGATAGGATCAGGTTTTTGACAAAACAACGTGGAGTAGTCAATACTTGTAAATTTATTTATAGTCGCTATTTGTATTTTTTAAAGTACCGCATTAATCTGGCTGGGGTAATGACACCGCAAGAACTTAATATTCAGAACAAAGGTGCATGTAATTATGAGCCTATTGCACATTACACTTTTAATAGAATGTTGAAAAATATCGATTTCTGCTGGCATGAAAGCACTTTTATTGATTTTGGATGTGGAAAAGGGGCTGCTGTTTTGCTGGCAACTCGATACAATTTCAAACGTTATATAGGTGTTGAACTATCTCCACTGTTGGTAGATGAATGTCGTAGAAATGTTCAAAAATTTATCGGAAACAGGGTTTTAGATTATAAAATTGTCAATTGTAACGCAGTGGATTATGTCATTGAGGATGATGTCAATGTATTTTATTTTTTTAACCCATTTGCTCCATCTGTTTTAAAATCTGTGCTAGATAATATGGAATTATCTCTGAATAAGAGATATAGAAAAATAATAATTTTATACTGCAATGGGGTGGATGTATCGTTCATGTTGGATCGTGGCTATAAAATAGTTTACTCGGAAGATATAGATCCTATTACCCGTTATTCATGTGGTAATTATGCACTTGTAAATTAGTGTTATATTGAAATATTTACATAACTGCTATTGCAAATTACTTCAATTGATTTTGATCTGCTATGTTACCGACTTCGTTATGGGGAATGATATGTCTCGATTTAATCTAATATGCTGACCTTTTTTGTGCTTTGAGGAGTTAGGGCGGGGTTTTGATTAGCTCAGTAGTCACGGGAGCTTAAATAGGCTGATCGGTACACTTTGTTTATACCATTAGATAAATTGAAGTCAGTGTTATGACTATAGAGGATGACTTCTCGCAAAGAATAAGGAGCGCTCAGTTGGAGCGGTGTATAATCTGCTTAAAACATTCTGAAACTCGGTCTGCTTGTTAAGGGAGAAAATTCCCAGGGTATTGAGGTCAAGATAATGCATGTAGCCCAAGTCGTGTAGATAAATATCGTTTTGAATTTAGCTTCACTGCTTGGGGCTTTATGTGCTTTTATATAACCAATTGTAAATACGATAATGCCAATGGTCATCATGGTGATATGTTCCATGCCAAAAAAACGTACCTGACGTAATTTGACGGCTTCTTTAAAATTGTCAATAAAGTATTGTACGATCGGGCTTTCAAAATAGAGTGTTAATCCTACTGCAAACTGTATGTAAAGTAAGACTAGTGTTATGATCTGAAGAGTACTATCATACAGTTTTATTTGATACTTTTTTTTCCAGCCCATATAGCTGCGCAATAACAAAAGAATAAGACAGATGACAATCATCCATCTGCTAGCCGAGTGCAGGGCAAGGAAAAAATGGTAGAGCATGCTATTATACTTATTTTAATACTAAAAACTCAATATAAGAAGAGTTGTTTTGGTCGTGAAATATGCGATGTGTTGCTTTTCTATAGTCACTGGCTGTGGCTTCATAACCTTCAAAAAATTGCTGCGGATTTCGTTCTGCAATAGGAAACCATGTGTTTTGTATCTGTATCATGATGCGGTGTCCTTTTTTGAAGGTATGTGCGACATCTGGCATACTGTAGTTGACAGCTGTAACGAAATCGGGTTGCATAGGTTCTGCTTTTTCAAATCCATTTCGATATTTTGCCGCCATAATCTCACCGCGAACTAGCATTTGGTATCCATCCATCACTTTGTTGTTGAATGAAGGGCTGTTTACGGGATAAACATCAATTAGTTTGACAACATAATCGGCATCTGTTCCAGAGGTGGATACTTTTAAGAAGTTTGTAATAGGGCCTACTATGGTCATATCTTCTGTTAGCGGTTCTGTTTGATACACCATAACATCAGGTCTAGATGAAGCGAAACGCTGATCATCGATCATGTATTCGCGCGTGCGGCTCTCCATAACACCTCCTTGATAGGGTACGGGTTTGTTGGGATCGCTGACATATTCATCCCAAGAATCTGTGCGACCAACTTTTTCGAAGCCAAGTTTTCCCTGTGGTTGTAAATAAAGTTTTTTGTTTTCTACATCTTGCGGAGGCCATTTTTCAAATGCTTTCCACTGATTGCTTCCTGTGATAAAAATATTGGCTTCAGCAGCTTTAAAATCACCTTTTCCTTTTAAATAGTAATTGAAAAATGGCAATTCAAATTTTTCTTGATAGGTCACACTAGTTTTTTGGTCGAATTGGATGTCACCGAAGGAACTGCCATCGCCTCGTACCCATCCTCCATGAAACCAAGGTCCTGCGACTAATATCGAATTATTCTTTTGGTTCTGTTTTTCTATTGCTTTATAAGTCTCAAATGTGCCGTATGCATCTTCTGCATCGAAGAAGCCACCAACAACCATGACAGCAGGTTTAACATCTGTTAAGTGTGGTAAGATCTCGCGGTCTTTCCAGAACTGATCATAATGTGGATGAGCAAATGCGTCATTCCAGAATTTTACAGAATCTCCAAAGTAGGTGTCTTTTAGATCTTTGGCAGTTCCGGCATTCATATAAAATTGATAAACATCTTTAGATGGATATTGAAAAGTTTTGGGTGCTTGATCCGGTGTGATGGGTTTTGGCCTAGGGATTCCGAAACTGGACATGAATTTGAATGCGTCTCCTGTGAATAGTACGCCATTGTGGTGAAAATCGTCGCCCATATACCAATTTGTAACTGGTGCTTGGGGGGATACTGCTTTTAGAGATGGGTGAGTTTTGACCAGACTTACGGTCGAGTAAAATCCTGGATAGGAAATGCCGTACATGCCTGCTTTGCCATTGTAGTTTTGGAGATTCTTACTGAGCCATTCTAGTAAATCGTATGTGTCTGTGCTTTCGTCAATTTCCTTTTTTCCATTTTTTAAATTGGTCGGTCTAATATCATCAAATGTTCCTTCACTCATCCATTTGCCACGTACATCTTGATAAACAAATATATAACCTTCCAGAGTCATTGCTGGAAAATTTCCTAAAGTCTCTTTAAATTTATCTTCACCATAGGGACCAACGGTATATGGAGTACGATTTAGTAAAACAGGATATCTGTGGCTTTTATCTTTTGGTGTATATATGGTCGTAAAAAGTTTTACACCATCACGCATTGGGATTGTGATTTCCTTTTTGTCATAATGGGTTTTAACATAGTTCGTTTCGAGCGTCTCTTGTGCTTTTACTTGATATGTAACGCTTATGACAAGAGCTGAAAAAACGATAAGTGCTTTTTTCATGGTGTTAGATTAATGTTTCGATAAGACAAGGTAAGGAAAATCTCTAAAATAATGGATTAAAAAAAAACCAGATTAAGCGTTTTAGCGTGTAATCTGGTTTGGTATATGTGTAAAAAAATAGTGGATATCAAGGATTAAATTTTCTAACTTCTTAGAATTCTAATTTTTTTACCCTTGATTTTTTCTAAATTGGAATGTTTTAATATGGTGCTCACTAACGAACGTTTTACTGCGACAAAGGATTCTCTATCTTTCACTTCGATGATCCCTACATCACTTTTTTCAATTTGATCCAAGTTTAGTAAAAAACCAACTAAATCAATTTTGTTTACTTTATCTTTTTTACCTGCTGAGAAGTATAGGGTTGCAAATTCAGAGTTTTTTGGTAAATCATATTCTCCGTCTATTTCTTCGATTGCGATATCATCAGCAACATAAGGATAATCTTCGTCAGGTTTTAATATGATGAAGACTTCACCTTTGGCTTGCATGCGTGCTGTACGACCGTTTCTGTGCGTAAAATCATCTTCTCGGTAAGGTAACTGATAGTGGATAATGGCGTCAATCTCGGGAATATCAAGTCCTCGAGCGGCAAGGTCTGTTGTGATCAAGATGTGATTGCTATTGTTTCTGAATTTTAGTAGGGCCAATTCGCGATCGCTTTGTTCGAGTCCACCATGAAACACGTCGTGTATAATATCCCGATTTTGCAGTAATTCACTGATGTGATCAACAGCATCACGATGATTACAAAAAATGAGGACTTTTTGATTTCCTATTTTGCACAGCAATTGAAATAGGGCTTCGAGTTTTTTATGGATAGGTGCAACAATTTTTTTGATTGTTAATGCTGGGGTACTATGTGTATCGTTGAGGAAATTAACTTCTGTAGCAGTTGATATACCAGTGAAATCAGGTATATCTTTCATTGCGGTAGCCGAGGTTAATATGCGTGTTTCTAAGGTTGTTAAATAATCAATGATAAAAGACATCTGTTCTTGAAATCCTAATTCCAGCGATTTGTCAAATTCATCCAACACTAAGGTCTTGATCTGAGTTGGATCAAAATGATTGCGCTCAAGATGATATACAATACGACCAGGTGTACCGATCAGTATAGCGGGAGGATTTTTCAGGTTGTTTCTTTCGGTTTTGGTATCGTGACCACCGTAGCAACATGTTATCTTAAAACCGGTAGCAATTCTTTTTAATACGGATTCGATCTGCAAAGCCAATTCCCGAGTCGGGACTAAGATCAAAGATTGGACTTCTGCTGCATCTTTATCTAAAGTTTTCATCAATGCCAATGCAAAAGCTAAGGTTTTACCTGAACCTGTTGGTGACAGTAGGATGAGATTTTCTTTTTCTTTGAATTTTTCCAACACCTCATTTTGCATTTCATTGAGCGAAGAGATATGGAGTTTTTGTAATATGGCGTCTATTTGCATGTTACAAAAGTACACAAAGTATTACATAAAAAAGGTCTGCTACGGCAGACCTTTTATTATATTGGGGCATTCAATTATAATAAATGAATGCCTTTATCTTGTAAGGATTGTTTTTCTTGTTCGTCCCAGATACTTACTTGAACTTCACCTATATGTGCTTTTTTTAGCATAAACATACATACTCTAGATTGGCCTATGCCACCGCCAATGGCTTCTGGCAATTCGTCATTCAAAAGCATTTTGTGAAAGGATAATGCTGCTCTTTCCGGATTATTTCTGATAACAAGCTGTCTCTGTAAAGCTGTTTTGTCAACACGTACTCCCATAGAAGATAATTCAAAAGCGGTATTCAAAACAGGGTTCCATACTAAAATATCACCGTTGAGACCATTGGTGCCGCTACCATTGTCTGTGCTCCAGTCATCGTAATCTGCCGCGCGTCCATCATGAGCTTCGCCATTAGATAAAACACCGCCGATACCATAGATAAATACAGCCCCATATTCTTTGGCAATTGCATTTTCTCTTTCTTTAGGAGTCAATGTTGGATAAGTTTGTAATAGTGCTTCGGAGGAGATAAAGGTAATCTCTTCTGGCAATACTGCTTTAATATCAGGATATTGACGTTCTACTTGTTTTTCAGTAAAGCG is a window encoding:
- a CDS encoding DEAD/DEAH box helicase, encoding MQIDAILQKLHISSLNEMQNEVLEKFKEKENLILLSPTGSGKTLAFALALMKTLDKDAAEVQSLILVPTRELALQIESVLKRIATGFKITCCYGGHDTKTERNNLKNPPAILIGTPGRIVYHLERNHFDPTQIKTLVLDEFDKSLELGFQEQMSFIIDYLTTLETRILTSATAMKDIPDFTGISTATEVNFLNDTHSTPALTIKKIVAPIHKKLEALFQLLCKIGNQKVLIFCNHRDAVDHISELLQNRDIIHDVFHGGLEQSDRELALLKFRNNSNHILITTDLAARGLDIPEIDAIIHYQLPYREDDFTHRNGRTARMQAKGEVFIILKPDEDYPYVADDIAIEEIDGEYDLPKNSEFATLYFSAGKKDKVNKIDLVGFLLNLDQIEKSDVGIIEVKDRESFVAVKRSLVSTILKHSNLEKIKGKKIRILRS
- the asnA gene encoding aspartate--ammonia ligase; amino-acid sequence: MDKRKLLKTEVAISFVKDTFAQQLRNNLGLIPISSPLVVLDGTGINDDLNGIERPVAFPIKALQERKAVVVHSLAKWKRLRLKELELEVGEGILTDMRALRPDEDYTPIHSIYVDQWDWEKTISAEQRTFSFLKDIVLKIYDALRFTEKQVERQYPDIKAVLPEEITFISSEALLQTYPTLTPKERENAIAKEYGAVFIYGIGGVLSNGEAHDGRAADYDDWSTDNGSGTNGLNGDILVWNPVLNTAFELSSMGVRVDKTALQRQLVIRNNPERAALSFHKMLLNDELPEAIGGGIGQSRVCMFMLKKAHIGEVQVSIWDEQEKQSLQDKGIHLL